The Desulfovibrio sp. Fe33 genome contains the following window.
GGCCGAGCGGGTCGAAGGCATCGCCATCGCCGCCCGCCAGCAGTCCGTCGCCACCGAGCAGATCAGCGGCGCGGTGCTGGAGGTGAGCAGGCTGGCTTCCGGCACCGCCGAGGCCGTGCAGGATTCGGCCTCCGTCATTGCGAAATTGGCGTCCCTGGCCGAAACCATACAGGCGATCATCGGGCATCTGGGCGTTGAAAATCGAAACACCGGGAATGAGCCTGCCCAAGCGGTGAGCCGTTAAGCAGGGAACCCGCCTCTGCCGAAGCAGGGGCGGGTTCCTTTTTCTTTCTATAGCAGCTTCAGCCGCCAGTTGAATTCGCTGGTGCGGTTGGGGCGCGGGACGTTGCGCGGCCATGGTTCGAGCATGGTCACGAAGGTCTTGAAGCCGAGCTTCTCAAGGGTACGGGTTTCCTTGGTCAGGTCCAGTTCCCAGCCGGGGAAGATCCAGTTGTTCTGCCCGTATTTGCGGACGAAGGCGACTTCGTGCATGGGCGATTTGACGGCTTCGTCAAAGGGCACCGTGTCCGCCAGGAAGCGGGAGATGCCGAAGGGCCACATGCCTTTGACGACAAAGCCGAGCGGCAGGGGCGGGTTCTGGGCGAGCGCCTGGAGATCCTCAAGGGGAAGCTCCGGGCTGATGATGGCCCCGGAGAACCCGAGGTCGCGCAGGACGTCCAGGGCGAACTTGTTGGCGATGTTGCAGAACGGCCCGGCGATGATGGTGACGTTCTTGCGGTCTTCGAAATAGGCCGCCTGCCAGGGGGCGTTCAGTACGAACTCCCGCACGCCTTTGCGCACGGCCTCCTTGATGACGGAACGGTATTTCTTGTCCTCGTCGGGCCAGATGACCGGAGGCAGCCACCATTGCGCGCGGCTGGCGATTTTGGACGGCACCTTGCCGACGATGGAGCGTTCGAGCCAGTAGGCGGCGCGGTCCCATATCTTGCCCTTGGACGGCTGACGATACAGGGTCACGGCTTCGGACCGCGTCCTGGTCCGGCTGCGCGGGGCGGCCTTGGGCCAAGTCGGCGTGAAGGTGGATTCCTTGGGCTCCGGCGCCGGGAAGAAATCGAGTTCCTTCTCCAGTTCCTTTATCCGCTTCATGAGTTCCGGTTCGCGTCGGTCCACCAGAAAGACTTTGGTTCCAGTCGGCAGGGCTGGGCCGGTGTGCTGCTTGGAAAAGGGAATGTCCATGCGTCCGCGTTTGGGTACGCGGCGGCGGATGGGAATGGTCCTGTGGCCGGGCTGGTCCTCATAGCCCACGCGTACGAGATCGCCCGTCTCAAGCTGCTCGCGCGGCTCGAAAAAGAGTTTTTTCTGATCGCGCTTGATTTCGCCGATAAGCCGTCCGGAGCTGGTTTCCTCCTTGGGCTGGACGGGCTGGAACGGACGCTGGGGGAGGAACAGGGCGTGGCTGGATGGCCTGCCCAGGGCCTGGTCGAGCAGCTCCATGGCCGTCTTCTTGGCCTGGCCGTCCTGGGGATTGTCCCGCAGCATCTGGTATGCCTTGACCGTGTAGTAGACGTAGTGCGGCCCCTTTTTGCGGCCTTCGATTTTCCAGGCGGTCACGCGGTTCATGGAGAGCAGCGGCTTGGTCAGGACGTCCAGGGAGAGGTCCGAGCAGGAAAAGAGCCGTTCGGGCTTGTCCTTGCCCTGCGTGTACAGGCGGCGGCAGGGTTGCACGCAACGGCCGCGCAGGCCCGATTTGCCGCCCAGGTAGCTGGACCAGTAGCAGCGGCCCGACACGCAGTGGCACAATGCGCCGTGAACGAAAATTTCCAGGTCAAGGTCTTTGGGGCACGCCTCGGCCATGAGCTTGACCTCGTCCAGGTTCAGCTCGCGGGGAAGCACCACGCGGTTCGCGCCCAATTTCTTGGCTATCTCCAGCCCTGCCGGGTGGGTGACGTTGGCCAGGGTGGACAGGTGCAGCTCGCCGGTGAAACCGGCCTGGCGGGCCAGGGTGAGCATGGCCAGATCCTGGACGATCAGGGCGAAGGGCTTGACGTTTTTTTGCAGCCGATCGATGAGGCGTCCTGCTGATTCCACATCCTGGGGCTTGACCAGGGTGTTCATGGCAACGTAGGTCTTGGTTCCGCGATCGCGGCCCAGGCTTGCCAGCCTCGCCAGCTCGCTGATAGAGAAGTTCTGGGCCTGCATACGGGCCGAGAAGTGTTTCAAACCCACGTAGACCGCGTCCGCCCCGGCTGCGACGGCCGCCAGAAAGGCGTTTCCGTCCCCGGCGGGGGCCATTATTTCTGGAATATGTTTATTGCTCATAAGGTATCTGTATGTCCTTGAGGAATTGCCGCACTGTCAAGGTATTGAATGTTTCCCCGATCGGTCAATCAAAAACGGCCGGCGAGTTCTTCGAGTTGACGCTCGAACGTCCGGACTGGGGCGGATGGAAACCCGGCCAGTTCGTCATGATCCGGCCGACAGCCTGGGATCTCGACATGGTCTGGGGCAGGCCTTTTTCCATCTGCTCCGGGGACGATGCGTCCGTGACCCTGTTCATTCAGGCCGTCGGACGGGGAACTCGGCGCATCGCGGCGCTTGAACCCGGCGACAAGGTGTCCATGTGGGGACCGCTCGGCAACTCTTTTGCCGTCGAGCCGGACACGCCGACCCTGTTGCTTGCCGGGGGCATCGGCATCGCACCTTTTCGCGGATATGTCGAGCAACATCCGCACCCCGAGAATCTGTCCCTCTTTCTGGCGCATCGGCTGCCGCTCGATTGCTACCCCTTTGAGCTGATGTCCCGGACCGTTCCCAGCCGCTGTATGCTGGAAGCCAAACCCTCGGACCTGGACTGCATAATCGAGACCATGCGCGGCCTGATCGAGGAGTTTGCCGGGAAAGGCGGGCTGGTCCTGTCCTGCGGTCCGACGCCGTTCATGCGCACGGTGCAGCGGTTCGCCAAGGAGTACGGGGCCAGGGCGCAGGTGTCGCTGGAAAACCGCATGGCCTGCGGCGTGGGCGCGTGCCTGGGGTGCGTGATCAAGGACGGCGAAGGCCATCATGTTCAGGTATGCACGCGCGGCCCGGTGTTTTGGGCCGACCAGGTGGAGATTTAGGAGGCCGCCATGGATATGCAAGTCAATTTCGGCGGTCTTTCTCTCAAGAATCCGGTCATGACCGCATCCGGAACCTTCGGCTTCGGCCTTGAATTCGCGCCCTACGGCGATCTTACCCGCCTCGGCGGCATTGTCGCCAAGGGGCTGTCGCTCAAGCCGCGCGAGGGCAATCCCATGCCGCGCATCGCAGAGACGCCGTGCGGTATGCTCAACGCCATCGGCATCCAGAATCCCGGCGTCGAGCACTTCGTCACCAAGGCCCTGCCCATGCTTCCCTGGAAGGATGTGGCCGTGATCGCCAACCTGTATGCCTGCGACGCCACGGAGTTCGGCGAATTGGCGGGGGTGCTGGCCGGCGAGGAGGGCGTGGCCGCGCTGGAGGTCAACGTCTCCTGCCCCAACGTGAAAGAGGGCGGCATCGCCTTTGGCCAGGACCCTGTCCAGATCGGCAGAGTTACCGAGGCGGTCAAGAAGAAGGCGGGCGACAAGCACGTTATGGTCAAGCTTTCGCCCAATGTCACCGACATCGCGGTCTGCGCAAGGGCTGCGGCCGAGGGCGGAGCGGACTCCCTGTCGCTTATCAATACCCTCTCCGGGATGGCCGTGGATATTCGGAACAGGAAGCCGCGCATCGCCAACGTCATCGCCGGGCTGTCCGGCCCCGCCATCAAGCCCGTTGCCTTGCGTTGCGTACACCAGGTCGTACATGCCGTTGATATTCCGGTGGTCGGCATCGGCGGCATCGCCTCGGCCGAGGACGCCCTGGAGTTCATCCTGGTGGGCGCTCAGGCCGTGCAGGTGGGAACCGCCAATTTCCTGCGCCCGGATTTTGCCTTCGGCCTGGCCGACGAGATGGAATCCCTGCTCTCGGAGCTCGGCGCGGCGAGTTTGGACGAGTTTCGCGGTAGTCTGCAACTGCCGATTTAAAAAGGTTAAATTTTTTACTTGCCAAGCTCCGTCAGATTAGTTAGTTACTGCCTCTCGACGCGGAGAGGTGTCCGAGTCCGGCTTAAGGAGCACGCCTGGAAAGCGTGTGCTGGGGAAACTCAGCCGGAGGTTCAAATCCTCTCCTCTCCGCCACTTAGAGAATATGCCCCCTGAATTTTCAGGGGGTTTTTCTTTTGTAGCCCGCTACATCCCCATTTTCATCCATGCGGTAGTCAAAGTAGCCTCAAAACATGAGGCGAGGACGGCTGCCCGTGCATAAATTTTCAACTCCAAGTTTTTTTGCGGCAGGGTTCCATTTGGCATTTCCGCATGGGAGTACCTAAGGACCTGCGCTCTGTTTATGGGAAAATTGAAATCCGTTGTTCGCTGAATGGCCTGCACCCAAAAAATGGCCCATATCGAATGTTGGTAGTATGGGCCGTGAAGGAGGCAGGGCACTGCAAGGAGGGAGGGTCATCTTTTGAGGCAGGATATAATACTGTTGGTTCGCAGTGGAGCGTGTGGTACGGTTTGATTCCATCCTGTCCGTATTTCGATCGGCGGGGTGAAAACGGTCCTGGGGGACGCCGATGGGGCGGAAATTGTTTTGTTGTTTGTTGGCGTATTGCGTTTGGACGCTTGCCGCGGCTTGTCCGGCGCAGGCGGAGGAGTCCATTCGTTGCGGCATGGCCCGGGAGCATCCGCCCTACCAGTTCCTGGACGGCGAAGGGGAGCCATGGGGGCTGGATGTGGAGGTGGCCCGGCTTGTCTTTTCCAGACTTGGGCGAGAGGTCGCCTTTGTTGCCGGGGATTGGGGCGACACCTTGGCCGGTTTGCGTCTTGGGAAAATGGACTGCGTGACCGGCGTTGAGATTTATCGAAATCATGGGCGCGGCAACTTCAGCTTCACCTCGCCTTACTACAATAGAAAAGCCGTTATTTTCGTCCATCAGGGCGACCCCGATATTTTCGAGGCCGCCGATCTCGTATCCAAGGTGGTCGCCGGGGACCGGTCCTCCTATGTCGAGCAATACCTGTATCTCCGGGGGTTGCTCAAGTCCATCCGCATAGTCAAGACCAAGGGCATCGACCAGTCCATGCAATTGCTTGCCGAGGGCAGAGTGGTGGCGGTCATTGCGCCCATGGCCGTCGGGTTGCTTCTGGCCGAGCGGCATGGCGTTTCCGTCAGGATCATGGACGTGGGCGACCCGGGGTCGCCCGTGGGTTTTGCCGTGGAAAAAGGCGATGAGGACTTGCGTCTACGGTTGGAGGAGGCTCTTGAGGCGTTGAAGCGCGAGGGGGCGTTGAAGTCGGTGTTGGCCCGCTGGGGGGCGCTGAGTTCGTCGTCGTCCCGTCGTCTGCCAGCCCCCTGCCTGGCTGGCCCTGTCTCTGGGCCTGCCGATTGATGGGAGTCCCCTTGTTCCGTTCTGTGGGGTCGCCTTTCGTTTCCCCGGTCCGTCCACAAAGCGTCGGGTATCATTTTTTGCTGTATTGGCCCGAATTGCGTGTAACTATAATCGACTGTCGTCAATTGCCGGGGTATGTATCTTGTGCCTGGGGATGTCGGCGAATGTGTCGATAGGTTCCCTTTTGGCCGGTTGACATATAAGGTGGCGTGTAAAGAGGCTGAGCCCGGTTCTCGAATAATCCCGGGAGAAAAGGTACGAGAATGCCGTTGCTGCATAAGAGTCGGAGCAGACGCTCCCTGGTGCAACACCTGACCGCGAGCCTGGTCGCCGTGGTGGTGCTCTCGTCCTTCGCCGTTTCGTCCATCATCTTCCTGCTTCTTTACGAGAAGTCCGAGGCGCAGTTCAGACAGCGCGCCGACGAGGCCCTGACGCATCTGTCCAACAGCCTGGAATCCTACCTCTGGCATATGGAGGAGGAGTCCGTTGTCAATCTTTGCAACACCTTCGCCAATCTGGACATAGTGGTTTTCATCGAGGTCCGCGACCACCGCGGCAACGATATCTATCAGTATGGCGAGATCTCCGAGGGGCAGACCATCATCAAGGAAAAGCGGGTCAGTTACGACAATGTCGAGGTCGGCCTGGTCCGGCTGGGGCTGACCCCGGCCATTTTCCGCGAAAAGGTCTACGAGACCACCTGGATAAGCCTTCTGTCCCTGCTTTCCGTCGTCATTGTTCTCGGCCTGTCCACAAGGATCGTCCTGAACCGCAATCTCCGGGTGCCTTTGGGGCGGCTCATGCAGCGCATTGAAGGGCTTTCGGCCGGTCAGTACACGGAGGACCCGGACGCGGAGGAGGGATTTCAGGAAATTCAGCTCATTCTTTCCAAGTTCAATGAGATGAGCACGCAAATCCAATCGCGGGAGACGGAACTGCGGGAAAGCGAAGAGAAGTATCGCCGCCTGTTCGAGACGAGTATCGAAGGCATCGTCATGATTGACGTGAATCAGCGGATTTTTCAGGTCAACCGGGTTTTCTCCGATATGTTGGGGTATTCGGAAGAGGAACTGGTGGGCAAGGACGTGGTGACCTTCATTCCTCCCGAGGAGCTGAACGCTCACGAAAAGGCGATTGAGAAGGGACGGGCGGGGGAGGCGTCCCAGTACGAGCGGCGGTTCGTCCGCAAGGACGGTTCGGAAGTCTGGACACTCATTTCCGCCAGCCCGCAGCTTGATGCCGAAGGACGGTTCAGCGGCGTGTTTTCCATGATTACGGACATCACTCCGGTGCGCATTGCCCAGGCGAATCTCAAGATCGCCTATGACGAACTGGAGAAGCGGGTTGTGGAGCGCACAGACGAGCTGAACAAGACCAACCGGCTGCTCACCTCCGAAATCTACATCCGCAAGCAGACCGAAAAGGAAATCATCAAGGCCAAGGAGGCTGCGGAGACGGCCACCCAGGCCAAGAGCGAGTTCCTGGCCAACATGAGTCACGAGATACGCACGCCGATGAACGCCATCATCGGCATGACCCATCTCATCAAAATGACCGATCTTTCGGCCGCCCAGCGGGATTACTTGAACAAGATAGACATTTCGGCCAAGTCCTTGCTCGGCATCATCAACGACGTGCTCGACCTGTCCAAGATCGAGGCGGGGATGCTGATGGTGGAGTCCGTGGGGTTCAAGCTTGAGCAGGTGCTTGAGCAGTTGACCTCAATCGTTTCGCCGAGGGCCAACGAAAAGAAGCTCGAATTTCTCCTCAACGTGGACCGCGACGTGCCGCCCTCCATCAAGGGCGACCCCATGCGATTGGCCCAGATTCTCATCAACCTCTGCAACAACGCCGTGAAGTTCACGGACGAAGGGGCGGTGGTTGTGGGCATCTCCACCGTGGAAAAGGAAGCGGACCAGGCCCGGTTGCGTTTCACGGTCAGGGACGACGGCATCGGCATCAAGCCGGAGCAGATTCAGGATCTGTTCCAGCCGTTCACCCAGGCCGACGCGTCCACCACCCGGAAATACGGGGGCACGGGCTTGGGATTGAGCCTTTGCAACCAGTTGGTCGAACTCATGGGCGGTCAGATCGGGGTCGAGAGCGACTTCGGCAAGGGCAGCCTTTTCTGGTTCGAGGTCAATTTCCCCATCTTCCGCGAGGATGCGGTGAGCGTGACATTGCCGCAGGAGTTGCAGGGGAAGCCCGCTCTGGTAGTGGACGACAACCCCACCTCCCGGCTCATTCTCAAGGGGATGCTCGAATACATGGGGCTTTCCGTGACCACGGCCCGATCGGGCCGCGAGGCGCTCGACATCCTGCGAGGACACGAGGAGGAGGGCGGCTTCAGCCTGCTCGTGGTGGACTGGCGAATGCCCGAAATGGACGGGCTGGCGACCGCGGAGGCTGTTCTCGGAGACGATGCCATCAAGACCAAGCCGCCCATGTTCATGGTTTCGGCCTACGGCAACGCTTCGCTGGTCAAGCGCACCAATGAACTGGGCTTCCGTGGCCTGCTGTTCAAGCCCGTCAACCAATCCTTCCTGTTCAACCTGGTGGTGGAGACGCTGGGCAAGGGCATGGTCACGTTGAACGAATCCCCACGGCCGGAACGGTCGCTGGATCAACTCTCCGGCAAGCGGATACTGCTTGTGGAGGACAACGAGATCAACCGTCAGGTGGCCCAGGAGATTCTGGCGTCGGTCGGGGTGGATGTCCTTGAAGCCCTTAACGGCGAAATGGCGCTGGAATCGCTTGGTGAAAACGACGTCGACCTGGTGCTCATGGACATTCAGATGCCGGTCATGGACGGGCACGAGGCAACCCGGCGCATTCGCGCCCAGGAACGATTCAAGAATTTGCCGATCATCGCCATGACCGCCCACGCCATGCTTGCCGACATCGAGAAAAGCCGGGAAGTGGGCATGAACGATCATATCGCCAAACCCTTCGACCCGGAGGATTTGTTCGCGGTTCTGACCAAGTGGCTGGCCGGCGGCGATGTGACGGCAGCGGCCCCGAGGAGCAAGGGCGGTGTCCGTTCCGTCGTGGACAAGTCGGCCGTTCCCGCGATCATGAAGGGCATCGACGTGCAGCTCGGCCTCAGGCGGGCCAGGGGCAACGAGAAGCTCTATCGGACCTTGCTCCTTTTGCTCGACGAGAAGTACGCCGATGCGGCGGTGCTGATCGGGGAGCATTTGTCCGCGGGGCGTCGCTCCGAGGCCGTGGCCCTGGCTCATGCGGTCAAGGGAACGTCCGGGATGCTCGGCGCCATGGCGTTGTTCGAGGCTGCGGGCGTTTTGGAAAAGGCTGTAGGGCAGGAAGGGATGGACTTCGTCGAACCGTTGGCCGCGTTCACTATCAAGCTGTCCGAGGTGATCGGCAGCATCGGCGCGTTGAGGGCGGCCCAGCCGGAGGAATCCGAGTTCCCACAGGCAGGGGAGGTCGCCTCGCAGGCGGAGCTTCTGAGCAGCCTCGATGGCCTTCGGTCCCCCCTTTCCCAGGGCGCGCCGGTGGAGTGCAGAGAGCGGAGCAAGGCGGTAAAGGGGCTGGTCTGGCCCGTTCGTCTTCAGGGAGAAGCCGCCCAGTTGCTCAAGCTCATCGCCGAGTACGATTTCAAGAAGGCGCTGTCGCTTCTGCAGGAGATCGAGGCGGAACTCCGCAGAAATACGGAGAACGGCTGATTCCGCAAATGAAAAAGGCGCGTTCATGGCTGAACGCGCCTTTGAGTGGAAACCGGACACCCGGCAGCAATCGATACCGCTGCTTCCTCTCGGACCTGACGGAGTTTTCAACGCAACCGCCGTCCGGCTTCCCTCTGTTCGGGAATCGTTTTCCTACAGCGTTCCAGACCGTTCGTCAACACTTCCCTTGCCCGGATATTCAAGGATGCTTTCGGAGCATGTCGGGTTTTGATCGATTTGTCGCGGCGCCGGAAGAGGAATGGGCCTTTCGCCGCCCATGTTCCGGCGCGGAGGCGGCGCTCCTGGCTCAAGCCGGACCGTTTTTTTGGCTCCGGCGTTGACAAGAAGTTATATTTGGGCCACCCCACGGGCATGAAAATCGACTCCATACCTCATTTTATCGAAAAAAAATTTTTGCTTATCGCCGTCGTCATGTCCGCCGTGGCCCTGGCGCATCCCCCTGTATTCACCTGGGTGAAGCCGCACATTCCCTTGGGGTTGGGCGTAATCATGTTCGGCATGGGGCTGACCCTGGAATTCGGGGATTTCGCCGAAATCCTGCGGAAGTGGCCCCTGGTGGGCCTGGGCATGGCCCTGCAATACCTCATTATGCCTGTTCTTGCCGTCGTCATTTCCCGGGTTCTCGGTCTTCCTCCGGAAATCGCCGTGGGCATGATCGTGGTCGGAGCCTGCCCGGGCGGCACCGCGTCCAACGTAATCACCTATCTGGCAAAGGGCAACGTGCCCCTTTCGGTGACCATGACCCTGGCTTCAACCTGCATTGCTCCGCTATTGACTCCGGCCATCATTTATATGCTGCTTGAGCGGCAGGTGGAGATCGAATTCTGGGCCATGGTGCAATCCGTATTCTGGATAGTTGTCTTCCCGCTTATCGACGGGCTCATTCTGCGCCGTTTCTTTCGGCATCAGCTTGAGCCGTTCCTGCGCTGGTTTCCGTCTCTGTCCATTATCGTCATCGCGCTGCTTATCGCCTGCATCATAGGCTTGAACCAAACGACCCTTCTCGCGCTGCCGTTCATGGCCCTGCTGGCCGTTGTCCTGCATAATGCCCTTGGGCTGGCGGCCGGGTACGGCCTGGCCCGGGCCGCCAGGTGCTCCCGGCGCGATGCCCGGACGCTGGCCATAGAAGTCGGGATGCAGAACTCGGGCCTGGGCGTGGCCCTGGCTGTGAAGCACTTTGGAGCAGCCTCGGCGCTGCCCGGCGCGCTCTTCAGCCTGTGGCACAACATCACCGGCGTGGCCCTTGCCCGCCGCTGGCGCAATCGGGTGGATTGAGCCGCGAACTCGGAGGTTTTTGCAAGTATTAAATCCTCATTCTTGCTTGACTTGTGTTACCAATTTGATATTAGTAGCATCAAAAGATCAAGGGTCTGGATTTATTCTGCAATAATCATTGAGGAGTGTGTGATGAAGAAATTGACTTTCGCTCTGGCGGTCTTTTGCGTCGCGTTGTTTGCCGGCCAGGCTTCGGCCCATTTCGGCATGTTGATTCCGGACACGGATGAACTGAGTCAGGACAAGCGGACCGTAGAGCTCACCCTGTCCTTTTCCCATCCCTTCGAGGGACAGGGGATGGAATTGGAAAAGCCCGCCGCCTTTTTCGTGGCCGTGAACAATGAACAGAAGGTGGACCTGCTGTCTTCGTTGACCAAAACCGAAGTCATGGGGCACACCGCCTGGAAGACCTCCTTCACGCCCAAGGCACCGGGGATGTATACCTTCGTTTTTGACCCGGTCCCGTATAAGGAAGATGCCGAGAATAACTACATTCGGCATATCACCAAGGTTGTGATCGACGCCTACGGCGAGGGCGAGGAGTGGAACACTCCGCTTGGCCTGGACACCGAGATCGTGCCTCTGACGAGGCCCTTCGGCAATTATGCGGGCAACGTCTTCCAGGGCGTGGTCATGCTCGACGGCAAGCCCGCTCCGTACACCCGTGTGGAAGTGGAGTATTACAACAAGGACGGCAAGCGGCAGGCTCCCAACGAACGCATGGTCACGCAGGAAGTGCTCGCCGATGGCCAGGGCGTCTTCACGTTCGTATGTCCGTGGAAGGGATGGTGGGGATTCGCCGGCCTGAACACCGCCGAGCAGCCTTATGAAGGCCGCGAGCTCGAAATGGGCGCGGTCATTTGGGTCAACATGCAGTAGTCCGTTTCGTCCGGCAGGCTCTCAACGTCGTCAAACGGCGTCAGGGCCTGTCGGACGTTTTTTCCGTCATCCTGCCCAGTATGGGGGTGACGAATTCATCGGGCAACGCCCCGCACGCCGCGCCGAGGAAGGCTCCGGCTATGGAGCCTATGACCAGGTTGGCTCCGTCCGCGCTTGCCGCGACCTGAAACAGGGCGCCCGCGAAGGAACCCAAAAATCCGCCCAGCATCCAGCCGTCATTGTTTACCCCCCGGTAGGGCTTGAGGCCCCGCCAGGCGCGGAAACAATCTTTCAGGAAAAAACCGGTGAACCCGCCGAGGAACGCCCCGAGCAGCGTCAGCAACATGCCGGGGAATGCCGTGTGCAGGGTGAACCCGTATCGGATCGAGCCTTCGATAATCCCGGCCAGTCCTCCTACGGCCAACAGTCCGTGGAAGCTTTTTTCCTTGGCGTCCAGCCTGGGTATGAAACGTTTCATGCGACCTCCAGCGCCGGTAAATTGTGCCGCATCCCGCCGCTTGCCTCTGTTTTGTGCCAGAATCGTGCCGTGTCTCAGCCCCTTGTTTTACCCTTTGGGAAAATAAGTTAAACAGTTGTTTGAAAAGACTTTTTGGTTTTACATTTTTTGGGGTGGCGTGTATGAGGGTGCAGTTTGTGCATAAGGTAACGCAATGTTTCCTTGGTGGGAAGACACCAAGGCATCTGGGAGGGTGCCGGAGGCATTCAATCGAACGCCGCGGAGGTGCGGCGGATCAATCTAAGGGGGAAGGATGAAACGCGTTTACGCATGTTTTGCGCTCGGTTTTCTGGCCTGCCTGCTGGCGACCGCGGATGTGGTCCATGCAGGCGGTTTTGCATTGTACGAATGGGGCAACCGCGCCCTGGGAATGGGGACCGCCAACTACGCCACCGGCAATGACGCTTCGGTCATCGCCTACAATCCGGCGCAGATGTCCCGTCTTGAAGGAACCAATGTCTATGGCGGCGTGACCGCGGTCTCTCCGTCTTCCGACGTCTACATCAACGGTGCAAAGAGCCAGACCCAGAACCAGGTTTTCGGCGTGCCGCACGGCTTCGCGACTCACCAGCTCAACGAAGACTGGACGATCGGCGTGGGCGTGTACACCCGGTTCGGCCTCGGCACCGACTACGACAGCACCTGGCCCGGCAAGACCTTGATTCAGGATGCCCTGCTGGAGTCCTTTTCCCTGACTCCGACCGTGTCCTATAAGATCAACGATTCCCTGTCCGTGGGCGGAGGACTCGAGGTTATCAAGGGGTCCTTCAAATTCCACAAGGCCACCGCTTTCGGCGGGACTTTCATGACCGATGTTGAGGGCACGTCCTTCGGCATGAACATGGGCCTGCTCTATGACATCAACGACATGTTTTCCCTGGGCCTGATGTACCGCTCTCCCGTGCATTTCGAAGGGACAGGCGACGTCTCCTCTTCCGGCAACCCCATTCCCGTGCTGAATTCCGAAGGCGACTGTACCATGACCGCCGATTTCCCGGCGAGCTACAGCGTTGGCCTTGGATTTAAGCCCATAGAGAATCTGACCTTTGAATTCGATGTGGTCTACACGCAGTGGGAACAGTTCGACCGTATCGAGTTCGATTTCGATAACTTTATCCTGAGCAAGGAGGAGATGGACTTCAACTACAAGTCCACCTGGCGCTTCCAGATCGGCGCGGAATATCTGCTTACCGACGCCTTCGCCGTGCGTGCCGGATACGTTTACGATCAGACTCCCATCCGGCATGATTACGCTTCCCCCATGCTGCCCGTTAACGACCGCCAGATGTTCACCTTGGGCGCAGGCTACAAGTGGGACAAGTGGACCGTGGACGTGGCCGGTATGTATATCGTCAGCAAAAACCGCAAAGGTATGACCATGAGCGACGGCTCCCATCATTTCGACGCGGATTTCAAGAACGGAAGGACCTGGGGTCTCGGTACCTCCATCGGCTACCACTTTTAGGCTCCGCCGAACGGAAAATGACAAACCCCGCTTCGGCGGGGTTTTTTGTTACTGTTCCCCTGTTTCCGGCTGCGACCTT
Protein-coding sequences here:
- a CDS encoding hybrid sensor histidine kinase/response regulator — its product is MPLLHKSRSRRSLVQHLTASLVAVVVLSSFAVSSIIFLLLYEKSEAQFRQRADEALTHLSNSLESYLWHMEEESVVNLCNTFANLDIVVFIEVRDHRGNDIYQYGEISEGQTIIKEKRVSYDNVEVGLVRLGLTPAIFREKVYETTWISLLSLLSVVIVLGLSTRIVLNRNLRVPLGRLMQRIEGLSAGQYTEDPDAEEGFQEIQLILSKFNEMSTQIQSRETELRESEEKYRRLFETSIEGIVMIDVNQRIFQVNRVFSDMLGYSEEELVGKDVVTFIPPEELNAHEKAIEKGRAGEASQYERRFVRKDGSEVWTLISASPQLDAEGRFSGVFSMITDITPVRIAQANLKIAYDELEKRVVERTDELNKTNRLLTSEIYIRKQTEKEIIKAKEAAETATQAKSEFLANMSHEIRTPMNAIIGMTHLIKMTDLSAAQRDYLNKIDISAKSLLGIINDVLDLSKIEAGMLMVESVGFKLEQVLEQLTSIVSPRANEKKLEFLLNVDRDVPPSIKGDPMRLAQILINLCNNAVKFTDEGAVVVGISTVEKEADQARLRFTVRDDGIGIKPEQIQDLFQPFTQADASTTRKYGGTGLGLSLCNQLVELMGGQIGVESDFGKGSLFWFEVNFPIFREDAVSVTLPQELQGKPALVVDDNPTSRLILKGMLEYMGLSVTTARSGREALDILRGHEEEGGFSLLVVDWRMPEMDGLATAEAVLGDDAIKTKPPMFMVSAYGNASLVKRTNELGFRGLLFKPVNQSFLFNLVVETLGKGMVTLNESPRPERSLDQLSGKRILLVEDNEINRQVAQEILASVGVDVLEALNGEMALESLGENDVDLVLMDIQMPVMDGHEATRRIRAQERFKNLPIIAMTAHAMLADIEKSREVGMNDHIAKPFDPEDLFAVLTKWLAGGDVTAAAPRSKGGVRSVVDKSAVPAIMKGIDVQLGLRRARGNEKLYRTLLLLLDEKYADAAVLIGEHLSAGRRSEAVALAHAVKGTSGMLGAMALFEAAGVLEKAVGQEGMDFVEPLAAFTIKLSEVIGSIGALRAAQPEESEFPQAGEVASQAELLSSLDGLRSPLSQGAPVECRERSKAVKGLVWPVRLQGEAAQLLKLIAEYDFKKALSLLQEIEAELRRNTENG
- a CDS encoding OmpP1/FadL family transporter: MKRVYACFALGFLACLLATADVVHAGGFALYEWGNRALGMGTANYATGNDASVIAYNPAQMSRLEGTNVYGGVTAVSPSSDVYINGAKSQTQNQVFGVPHGFATHQLNEDWTIGVGVYTRFGLGTDYDSTWPGKTLIQDALLESFSLTPTVSYKINDSLSVGGGLEVIKGSFKFHKATAFGGTFMTDVEGTSFGMNMGLLYDINDMFSLGLMYRSPVHFEGTGDVSSSGNPIPVLNSEGDCTMTADFPASYSVGLGFKPIENLTFEFDVVYTQWEQFDRIEFDFDNFILSKEEMDFNYKSTWRFQIGAEYLLTDAFAVRAGYVYDQTPIRHDYASPMLPVNDRQMFTLGAGYKWDKWTVDVAGMYIVSKNRKGMTMSDGSHHFDADFKNGRTWGLGTSIGYHF
- a CDS encoding bile acid:sodium symporter family protein, which codes for MKIDSIPHFIEKKFLLIAVVMSAVALAHPPVFTWVKPHIPLGLGVIMFGMGLTLEFGDFAEILRKWPLVGLGMALQYLIMPVLAVVISRVLGLPPEIAVGMIVVGACPGGTASNVITYLAKGNVPLSVTMTLASTCIAPLLTPAIIYMLLERQVEIEFWAMVQSVFWIVVFPLIDGLILRRFFRHQLEPFLRWFPSLSIIVIALLIACIIGLNQTTLLALPFMALLAVVLHNALGLAAGYGLARAARCSRRDARTLAIEVGMQNSGLGVALAVKHFGAASALPGALFSLWHNITGVALARRWRNRVD
- a CDS encoding DUF4198 domain-containing protein; this translates as MKKLTFALAVFCVALFAGQASAHFGMLIPDTDELSQDKRTVELTLSFSHPFEGQGMELEKPAAFFVAVNNEQKVDLLSSLTKTEVMGHTAWKTSFTPKAPGMYTFVFDPVPYKEDAENNYIRHITKVVIDAYGEGEEWNTPLGLDTEIVPLTRPFGNYAGNVFQGVVMLDGKPAPYTRVEVEYYNKDGKRQAPNERMVTQEVLADGQGVFTFVCPWKGWWGFAGLNTAEQPYEGRELEMGAVIWVNMQ